From the genome of Desulfovibrio aminophilus:
GGCCGAGCCCGGGGGATTCAGGTACCTAACCGCTCACGGCGGGAATGGCAACCCGGCCGGAACGCCCGGCGCTCTTGCGGCCGAGGGCCGTTGCGGCTAGATTCCCCGGATGGGCGAGAACACGAGCATCTGGATCAGCGCGGGCGAGGCGTCCGGCGACCTGCACGGCGCGCTCCTGGCAAAGGCGCTGCTGGCCCGCAACCCCGGGCTCTCCCTGGCGGGCATGGGCGGTTCGGCCATGCGCGAGGCCGGGGTGGACCTGCAATTCTCCATGCGCCAGATATCCCTGGTGGGCGGCACCGAAATCCTCACCGGCCTGCCGCGCATCCTCAAGCTCCTGCGCGACACGCGCCGGGCCTTCGAGACGACGCGGCCCAGCGCCGTGGTGGTCATCGACTGCCCGGACTTCCACTTCCACGTGGTGCGCCGGGCCCGCGCCCTGGGCATCCCGGTCTACTACTTCGTCAGCCCCCAGGTCTGGGCCTGGCGCTCGGGCCGGGTGGAGTTCCTGCGCAAGAACGTACGCAAGGTGCTCTGCATCCTGCCCTTCGAGAAAGAATTCTACCGCCTCCGGGGCATGGACGCGGACTACGTCGGCCACCCCCTGCTGGACCAGATTCCCCTGGCCGAACTGGACCGCCTGGAGCCCGAGCCGGGCCGGGTGGGCATCCTGCCCGGGTCGCGGCGCAAGGAGATCGAGGGGCTGCTGCCCGAGTTCGCCGAGGCCGCGCGCCTGATGGCCGTCGACCGGCCGGGCCTGTCCTTCTCCCTGGTCCGGGCCCCGGGAGTGGAGCGGGACATGCTCCAACGCCTCTGGCCCGGAGACCTGGACGTAGACATCGTGGAGCCCGGGGACCGCTACGCCGCCATGCGTCGGAGCCAGTTCCTCCTGGCCGCCTCGGGCACCGTGAGCCTGGAGGCGGCGCTCATCGGCACGCCCACGGTCATCGCCTACAAGCTGTCGGGACTGTCCTATTTCCTGGCCCGGCGGCTCATCAACGTGAAGTTCATCGGCCTGCCCAACCTCATCCTGGACGCCAAGGTCTTTCCCGAGCTCATCCAGGAGGAGGCCCGGGCCCCGGTCATGGCCGCCATCGGCCGCATGTGGCTCTCCAACGGCACGAGCCTGGCGGTGATCCGCGAGGAGCTGGCCCGCCTGCGCGGCATGGTCGGCGAGCCCGGGGCGGCGGATCGCGCGGCCGGCATCGTTCTCGACGACCTCAAGACGCTGTAGGAGTTTCGGATGGCTGCCGCCTTGGAGGCCGTGCGCGCCTATGGGGATTTCCACGGGCTGGACCAGGAGAACGCGGAGCGCCTGCGCCCCGGCTCACCGTTCACCAAGATGGTCTTCCGCGACGGCGTGCTCTCGGTGGACTACGAGGGCTGCTACATCGACGTGGAGCCGTTCCTGGACGAACTGGTCCGATTCATGCCGCCCGAGGGCTGGGGCAAGCTGGACTGCATCGACCAGATCGAATGGCGGCTGACCCGCTACACCGTGGCGGGCCGGACCTGGACGGCGCGGGTGGTGAGCGGTGACCAGGCCGTGGAGTCGGTCCGGGACAAGGCTGGGGTCTAGTAAAATAACGTTGCACACCAACTGACAGAACCCCAAAATCACACTGAAGTCTCTTCAAATTTTCTAGGCTAAGGGTATAGAAACTATGCCAAGAGACTGCCCATTTTGCCTGGGAAACATCACCCAACAAATTCTGCATGCCAATGAGCATGCCTTTGCAATTCTAGACTTGTACCCGGTCAGTAAAGGGCATCATCTCATTATTACGAAACGACATGTTCCTGATTACTTTTCGTTGACTCCAGAAGAGAAATCATCAATTGACAATTTAATTGGAGTAACAAGAGCTTCTTTGCTGTCGAGCGACAACTCAATCACAGGATTTAATATTGGTGTGAACATCGGAGCATCAGCGGGACAGACAATTTTTCATGTTCACATTCATATCATCCCTCGAAGAGATGGTGATACACCAAACCCTCGCGGTGGAGTGAGGGGAGTTATTCCAACAAGGATGGGCTACTGATATGACTCTAAAAAATTTCGTCTCCCAGTATCCCATTGAAAGCCATTCATGGCGGATTCTTTCAGATTCTGTATGTGTAAAGTCTGTTGACAAGACATCCATTAACGATTCAAATTCAGTGATACCAATTGAGATTAGAAAATATTTTTGCGCCGACGAAATGACTCATAAAGACAAAAAATTCATTAAACTATTTTATTATCATGATGAGTTTGATGCTCGAATTGAGATGCGCGTAGATTCTCAAGAGAGTAAAGGAAGAACTACCATAAGATGGAAATCAGACCTGAAGAATATCATCAATAAAAAATTCAAGGCTTATATTAATGATCTCAAAGATGAAAAGATGAGGCCAGTAATCAGGTTTAGCAAAGTCAAAGAGGACAGATATCAGATTGAATTAATTACTCCTCGTGATATTCAGAAAGATTCAGATAATCGGGCTGAAAAGTACAACGGGTCGCTGGATGGAAATATCGTACAATATATGGGAGATAGATACACTCGTGATCTGGCAAACAGGAAAGCGGCAATAGAACTTCATGGGACAAAATGTAAAATCTGCAATTTTGATTTTGAACAAGTCTATGGTGAACATGGTTCTGGATTCATCGAAATTCATCATCTGAATCCGTTGGCCGATGGAGAAAGACACGTTGATCCCCAAAAAGATTTGATCCCTGTATGTTCAAATTGTCATAGCATGATACATAGGCAAAAGGAAAAATATTTGACTCCAACAGAACTAAAATCAATGCTTAAGTTGTCTTACTTTTCTAAGATTGTTGAGAAAAAAACTCGGGAATCAGACTAGAGCATAGAGGAGGATTCCTGGGGCACCACGTTCTGGGCCTTGCGCGCCTCGCTCCCCGACGCCAGCTCGAAGCTCACCCGCTCCCCCTCCTCCAAGGTCTGGAATCCCTCGCGCACGATCTCGCTGTAGTGCACGAAGACCTCCTGGCCCTCCTCGTCGGTGATGAAGCCGAAGCCCTTGCGCTCGTCGAACCAGCTGACCACGCCGTTGTGCCGCATGGAACCCTCCCGCCGCGCCGGACGCGCGGACGCAGAGGCAGAATACCCGCCGAAGGGCGGGCAGGCAAGGCTGGGATGGTGGGAAGGGGAAACCGCGCCGACCGCGCGGACGAACGACGTCGCGCGGGCCGCCGGAGACGGCCCGTCTAGCGCATGCGGAAGGTGATCCGGCCCCGGGTCAGATCGTAGGGGGAAAGCTCCACCTTGACCTTGTCGCCGGGCAGGATGCGGATGTAGTGCTTGCGCATCTTGCCGGAGATGTGGCCGAGAATGGAGTGGCCGTTCTGCAGCTCCACGCGGAACATGGCGTTGGGCAAGGCTTCCTGAATGACGCCTTCCACTTCGATGGCTTCTTCCTTGGACATGCACCCTCCTGAACTGGCCGGAATGGCGGACGATCCCGCCCGTAGCGGCCGAAAAACCGGATTATCCCTACCCTGTTCCCGGAAAAGAGGCAACACCCCCGAAAAACGTCACCCCGAAAACGGGACGGACCAGGCCGCGCGGGCCTGCTCCGCGAACCGCCGGACCAGGGCCTCGACCTTGCGGCCCGAGGCGTCCTCCAGGCCGGTGTGCGCATCCACCCCGGCCGGGCCCACCGCGCGCACCGCGCGGCCCACGTTCTCCGGCGTGAGGCCTCCGGCCAGGATCACGGGCCGGGGCGAGGCCAGGACCAGCGCCCGGCTCACGGACCAGTCATGGATCTTGCCCGTGGCGCCGCTGGCCCCGCTGGCCGGGTCGAAGGTGTCGGTGAGAAAGGCGTCCACGTGCGGCGCGAAGGCGGCCACGTCCCGGAACAGGGCGTCCTCCCGTCCCGGAGCCACCACCAGGCTCTTGATGAGGAACAGCCCGGGTCGCAGGCGGCGCAGCCCGGCGGCCTGCCCGGGGCTCACAGGCCCGTGCAGCTGCATGCCCGCGACGCCCAGGAAATCCGCCAGCTCCGCCAACTCCCGGGGCTCCACGGCGTAGGTGATGCAGACGCAGGCCGCCTCGTTCCCCAGGCCACGCACGATGGCCGCGGCCTCCTCCTCGCTCACGTCCGGGGCGTGCACGTCCAGGCGCAGGGGAATGCCCACGTGGGTGGCCCCGGCCCGGGCCAGCATGCGGGCCTCGGCCAGGTTCCCGACCCCGGCGACCTGGATGATGCGCTCCATGTTCCGCCTCAGCCCAGGATGCGCGCCCGCAGCTCCTCAAGGTCCAGGCACTCGTCGCGGTAGTCGTAGAGGGCCGCGTCCCGGCACGCGCCGGAGCAGACCCAGGCGTCTTCCTCCAGTTCGGCGCAGCCTTTGGCATAGGCCGGTTCGAAGAGCAGGCCGCAGATGACGCAGACCCGCGTGGCGGTGTGGCCGCCGAAGGGCCGCAATGGACGATCCAAAGTGAGAACCGGCATGCGTTCTTCTCCTCAGCCCAGGGACAGGGTTTCGAAGCTCGGGATCGAGAGGTCGGCCACGAGCATCCGGCCGTCCAGGGCCGGAGCCCGGCCGCGCAGCAGGCGCAGGCATTCGGCGGCCTGGAGCGTGGCGGCCAGGGCCACGCTCTCGGGCGGGGCGCCGAGGATGTCCTCGCCGGAGGCCTGCCCGGACCCGCCCAAAAAATCCGCCGGACCGGCCGCGCCGGGCAGCACCGTGGCCACGAAGGCGGTCAGCCCGGCCATGGCCGCCGTGACCAGGGGGACGCCCGCGTCCCGGGCCGCGTCCTGCAGGGCCTTGCGCTGGGCCAGCCCGCCCAGGCAGTCCACGGCCAGATCAACGCCTCGGAGCAGCTCCCGCATACCCGCCTCGTCCAGAAAAACGTCGCGCACGTCCGCTTCCACCGAGGAATTGATCCGCGCCAGACGCTCCCGGGCGGCCTCGGCCTTGGAGCGGCCCAGGTTGTCCTCGCCGGACAGGAGCTGGCGGTTCAGGTTGGTGACCTCGAAGCGGTCGCCGTCGCAGGCCCGGATATGACCCACCCCGGCCCGGGCCAGGAGTTCCAGCAGGTGCCCGCCCAGGCCGCCCAGGCCCAGGACGGCCGCGCGGGAGTTGAGCAGGCGCAGCTGTTCCTCGATGGAAGAGGCCGCGTGGTTGCGCAGGTAGCGCTCGGGCCAGATGCCCTGTCGCAGGGCTGCCTCGTCCGCGTCCCGGACCGCGACCCCGCGCCGCCGGGCGATTCCGCGTCCGGCCTCCAGGCCGAGCACCGGCATGGGGCCTCCGGGCAAGTCGCGCGTGACGGCGGCTGCCGCCACCTCGGTGGCGAGGTCCACGTCAGCCCCCGCCCACGGCCGGGAACAGGCCGAGGCGGTCCCCGTCCCGGAGCACGGTTCCGGTCTCGCCCTTGACCCCGTTGACGAAGATGAGCTTGACCTCGGCTTCGGGCAGGCCGAGGCGCTCCATGACTTGGCCCACGGTCTCCCCGTCGGCCAGGGGAAAGCGCTCGGGGTTCTCGGGCTGGTGCGTGACCAGCTGGGCGAAGCATCTCACGCTGATGTGCATGGCTCCCACCTACCGTTTCCGCCCGGTTTGGTCAAAAGCGCCGGGCATGAAAAGGGGGCCCGGGGCATGCGCCCCGGGCCCCCGCCGATCGTCGCGATGAGAGCGCTCAGCCCACCTTGGCGGCCTGCATCTCGTCGGTGCTGAAGTCCCAGACCGTGTTGTGCGGGGGCAGCGGCTCGTTGCGGAAGAAGGCCGGGAGCTGGTCGTGCTCCTTGGTGAAGCCCGCGCCCTTGTTGAAGGCCAGCTCGTCCTTCAGGCAGTCCACGCCCAGGGCCACGATGTCGTCCACCGAATAGGGCTTGCCGATGAGCCCGGAGACCATGTCCGCGATGACCTGCAGGGCGTCCGGGGTGTCCAGCACGGCGAAGGCCACGAACAGGCACAGGCCCAGGGAGTCCACGGCGGCGGTGGCCACCTGGAGGTTCTTGGAGATCTCCACCTGGCCCGCCTTGCCCAGGGTGTCCACGTCGCCGCCCACCTTGAGGATGTTCTGGCACACGGCGTATCCGGCGGTGTGGTCTCCGCCCATGGGGGTGGTGGCGTAGGTTACGCCCACGCCCTTGACCGCGCGCGGGTCGTAGGCGGGCAGGGCCTGGTTCTTGACCACGGGCACGCGGTCCACGCCGAAGGCCTGGGCCGTGAAGACCGTGCCGTTGCCCAGGATGCGGCCCAGGGGATCGCTGGTGCCGACCTTCTTGAGCAGATTGATGACGCCCTTGCCGTCGCCCCAGGGCACGAGCCCGGCCTCCATGGCCATGGCCATGGTGTTGGCCATCTCGATGGTGTCCATGCCGATCTCGTCGCAGGTGCGGTCCATGGTGGCGATGTCGTCCA
Proteins encoded in this window:
- the lpxB gene encoding lipid-A-disaccharide synthase, whose translation is MGENTSIWISAGEASGDLHGALLAKALLARNPGLSLAGMGGSAMREAGVDLQFSMRQISLVGGTEILTGLPRILKLLRDTRRAFETTRPSAVVVIDCPDFHFHVVRRARALGIPVYYFVSPQVWAWRSGRVEFLRKNVRKVLCILPFEKEFYRLRGMDADYVGHPLLDQIPLAELDRLEPEPGRVGILPGSRRKEIEGLLPEFAEAARLMAVDRPGLSFSLVRAPGVERDMLQRLWPGDLDVDIVEPGDRYAAMRRSQFLLAASGTVSLEAALIGTPTVIAYKLSGLSYFLARRLINVKFIGLPNLILDAKVFPELIQEEARAPVMAAIGRMWLSNGTSLAVIREELARLRGMVGEPGAADRAAGIVLDDLKTL
- a CDS encoding HIT family protein encodes the protein MPRDCPFCLGNITQQILHANEHAFAILDLYPVSKGHHLIITKRHVPDYFSLTPEEKSSIDNLIGVTRASLLSSDNSITGFNIGVNIGASAGQTIFHVHIHIIPRRDGDTPNPRGGVRGVIPTRMGY
- a CDS encoding HNH endonuclease — encoded protein: MIPIEIRKYFCADEMTHKDKKFIKLFYYHDEFDARIEMRVDSQESKGRTTIRWKSDLKNIINKKFKAYINDLKDEKMRPVIRFSKVKEDRYQIELITPRDIQKDSDNRAEKYNGSLDGNIVQYMGDRYTRDLANRKAAIELHGTKCKICNFDFEQVYGEHGSGFIEIHHLNPLADGERHVDPQKDLIPVCSNCHSMIHRQKEKYLTPTELKSMLKLSYFSKIVEKKTRESD
- a CDS encoding cold shock domain-containing protein, producing MRHNGVVSWFDERKGFGFITDEEGQEVFVHYSEIVREGFQTLEEGERVSFELASGSEARKAQNVVPQESSSML
- the infA gene encoding translation initiation factor IF-1 encodes the protein MSKEEAIEVEGVIQEALPNAMFRVELQNGHSILGHISGKMRKHYIRILPGDKVKVELSPYDLTRGRITFRMR
- a CDS encoding phosphoribosylanthranilate isomerase, which encodes MERIIQVAGVGNLAEARMLARAGATHVGIPLRLDVHAPDVSEEEAAAIVRGLGNEAACVCITYAVEPRELAELADFLGVAGMQLHGPVSPGQAAGLRRLRPGLFLIKSLVVAPGREDALFRDVAAFAPHVDAFLTDTFDPASGASGATGKIHDWSVSRALVLASPRPVILAGGLTPENVGRAVRAVGPAGVDAHTGLEDASGRKVEALVRRFAEQARAAWSVPFSG
- a CDS encoding ThiF family adenylyltransferase — its product is MDLATEVAAAAVTRDLPGGPMPVLGLEAGRGIARRRGVAVRDADEAALRQGIWPERYLRNHAASSIEEQLRLLNSRAAVLGLGGLGGHLLELLARAGVGHIRACDGDRFEVTNLNRQLLSGEDNLGRSKAEAARERLARINSSVEADVRDVFLDEAGMRELLRGVDLAVDCLGGLAQRKALQDAARDAGVPLVTAAMAGLTAFVATVLPGAAGPADFLGGSGQASGEDILGAPPESVALAATLQAAECLRLLRGRAPALDGRMLVADLSIPSFETLSLG
- a CDS encoding MoaD/ThiS family protein, with the protein product MHISVRCFAQLVTHQPENPERFPLADGETVGQVMERLGLPEAEVKLIFVNGVKGETGTVLRDGDRLGLFPAVGGG